The DNA sequence cccaccacatgccctgtgcccccctgacACCCTGTGCTCCCTCACAGTAACCCTGaaccagccctggctgccctACACACCTGTGCAGGCCCTGAACTGCCCCCCAGATCTCTGCACCCCCTCACTACAAGTCCTGTGCCTCCCTAACACACCCTGTGCCCTCCAAGCACACATCATGTTCTTCCAAACCACAGCAGTcaatgattctgtaattctgcagGGTAGGATCCCACACACACCCTCCTTGCCCCCCACTGCATCTCCTGTGCCCCTTAGATGTAacctgtgccccccagtgcaTGTTCTGTGCCCCTCaacacaccctgtgcccctcaCACCTCCTATGTAGGCCTTAACACCCCCCAAGTCCCTGCCCCCTACCCCGCTGCATCTACTGTGCTCCGTACAtgctctgtgcccctctgtgcaTCGCCTGTCCCCCAAtgcaccctgtgccccccagcgCATCTACTGTGCCCCCagcactccctgtgccccctgtgcatCTCTTATGCCCCCAGCACTCCCGGTGCCCCCTGTGCATCTCTTATGCCCCCaacactccctgtgccccctgtgcatCTCTTATGCCCCCAGCaatccctgtgccccctgtgcatCTCTTATGCCCCCCACACCATATTCCCCTACACATGCCCTGTTCCCCCTAAATGTGCCCTGTGCCACTCACACACCCCATGCCTCTCTTCCCCAGGCAGCTTCAGGCTCAGGGAATGGGGGGCTCCACCTGGGTGCTCCCACAGAGCGGGGGGGGTGTCCCCCAGGCCAACCCCCACTGAcactccccctccccaccatgTCCCTCGAGGTGTCCCCAggctgtcccctctccctgccatgTCCCTCTGGGTGACCCCACTAACCCCCCTTCCCCACCATGtccctcaggctgtgccccccacTCTCCTCCATGTCCGTCAGGGTGTCCCCGATTAACTCTCCTGTCCCCGTCATGTCCCTGGGGATGTCACCCActgtcccctcctcccctccgtGTCTCTGGGGTCATTCCCCATTaactccccctcccctctctgtccctggcGGTGTTCCCCCCTCATGCCCGTGTCCCGCCTGCCTCCAGGGTGCCATGTTCCGGTGCAGTGCCCGGTGCTGTGAGGACAGCTCAGCCTCCATGCAGGAGGTGCAGCGCTGCATCGAGCGCTGCCACGCGCCCCTCGCCCAGGCCCAGGCCATCGTCACCGCCGAGCTCGAGCACTTCCAGGTGAGATTCCCCCATGacccctcagtgccagccctgtgtgcccccccagcacaccctgcaCTGGCCCTggccccccacacacaccctggGGATGGTCTGACCCCTTCCCGAATCTCTGCACCTACCCCCCACTGCATGTCCTGTGCCCTCTAAATATACCCTGTGCCCCTCAAGACTCCCTGTACCCTCCCAGTACATCTGTTGTGCCCCCTAAATGTACCCTGTGTCCCCAAAGCACATGCCTTGTGCCCCctgcacaccctgtgcccccacaCATGCCCTGTGCCCCTAAGTATGttctgtgcccacccagcacacccTGTGTCCCCTCAACACCTCCTGCGCAGGCCCTGAACGCCCAAAATTCCTATAAAACCCCCTCATTGCATGTCTTATGCCCTCTAAATATACCCTGTGCCCTCCCAATGTGtctcctgtgccccccaacaTCCCTGTGCAGGCCCTGGACCCCCGAGTCTCTGTGTCCACCCAGTGCATGTCCTGTGCCCccccctctccctgtgccccccctctccctgtgcctccccccactccctgtgcctcccttctccctgtgcctcccccCACTCCCTGTGACCCCCCCCATGCCTCCCCCcactccctgtgcctcccccaCTCCCTGTGACCCCCCCCcactccctgtgcctgccccactccctgtgcctccccCCACTCCCTGTGACCCCCCCCGTGCCTCCCCCcactccctgtgcctccccccactccctgtgccccccccccACTCCCTTTGCCCCCCCCACTCCCTGTGACCCCCCACTCCCTTTGCCCCCCCcactccctgtgcctccccccactccctgtgcctgcccccACTCCCTGTGACCCCCCCCGTGCCTCCCCCCACTCCCTTTGCCTCCCCCCACTCCCTTTGCCTCCCCCcactccctgtgcctgcccccACTCCCTGTGACCCCCCCGTGCCTCCCCCcactccctgtgcctcccccactccctgtgcctccccCCACTCCCTTTGCCCCCCCCcactccctgtgcctccccccactccctgtgcctcccccaCTCCCTGTGACCCCCCTCCCCATGCCTCCCCCCACTCCCTTTGCCTCCCCCCACTCCCTTTGCTCCCCCCACTCCCTTTGCCCCCCCCcactccctgtgcctccccCCACTCCCTTTGCTCCCCCcactccctgtgcctccccccactccctgtgccccccccccACTCCCTTTGCCCCCCCCACTCCCTGTGACCCCCcactccctgtgcctcccccactccctgtgcctcccccactccctgtgcctccccccactccctgtgccccccccccACTCCCTTTGCCCCCCCCACTCCCTGTGACCccccactccctgtgccccccccactccctgtgccccccccactccctgtgcctcccagcCCCTTGGGCAGGCCCTGatccccccatccctgttcccccaCCCAGGACCGGCTGAGccgctgctctctgcagtgccGGGACCAGGCAAAGGACGCGCTGGACTCGGGGGGCTCGGAGCCGCGGGTGCGGGGGCAGCTGGACGCCTGCCTGGCCTCCTGTGGGGACCAGCACCTGCGCCTCGTGCCACACATGGCCAGAAAGATGAGGGATGGCCTCGCTGCCATCCAGCAGTGACCGCGGGCACCGGGGACACCCCCAGCACACTCATTAAAGGAGAGGGGCTGCGATTTCCCGGGAACTCCCAAAGCACAGCTGGGATACACCAAAAGACATTGGTACAGCCCACACCCCACCTGAGACCCCCCCAAAATACAGTGGGTGCAACCCAAAATTCATCTGGGAGCCCCCTAATACACTTGCTACAACCCAGACCCCATCTGAGACCCCCCCAGATACACCTGGGAATTCCCAAAGCACGTGGGATACACCAAAATACACTTGGTACAATCCAAAACGCAGGACCCCCCCAAAACCACTTCGTAcaacccaaaccccacctgAGATCCCCCCAAAATACACTTGGTACAACCCAAAACTCACCTGGGAGCCCCCAAAGACACCTGGGAATTCCCAAAACATATGTGGGatacaccaaaaaaccccacctgggaccccccaaaacacaccagggatcccccaaaccccactTGAGACTCCCAAACCCCACTTGGGACTCCCCAAAACACACCAGGACCACCACCCAtgggtgctgggggtgccctgTGGGGATGATGGGTTGGGTGAGGGTGGGTCTGGTGGGCACCCCTGGGGGTCtcactgggggctgtggggaggaggaTGTGGCTGGTGGGCACCCACAGGCCTGCTtgggccaggcaggggcagcccagTGGGATGTGGATGTGCCATGGGGAGAGCCCGGTGGGATGTGGGTGTGCAAGGGGAGAGCCCTTTGGGATATGGGTGTGCAAAGGGAGAGCCCTTTGGGATATGGGTGTGCAAAGGGAGAGCCCTTTGGGATATGGGTGTGCAAAGGGAGAGCCCTTTGGGATATGGGTGTGCAAAGGGAGAGCCCTTTGGGATATGGGTGTGCAAGGGGAGCCCGGTGGGATGTGGGTGTGCAAGGGGAGCCCGGTGAGATGTGGGTGTGCAAGGGGAACCCAGTGAGATGTGGGTGTGCAAGGGGAGAGTCCTTTGGGATATGGGTGTGCAAGGGGAGAGCCCTTTGGGATCTGGGTGTGCAAGGGGAGCCCAGTGGGATGTGGGTGTGCAAGGAGAGCCCGGTGGGATGTGGGTGTGCAAGGGGAGCCCAGTGGGATGTGGGTGTGCAAGGGCCCTCCTCGGTACTGGGCGGTTGGGACGGGGGTGATCCCTGAGTGTGAGCAGAGGGGGGGCGGCCACCACGAAGCCTGCGGTGACTCCAGGCCCTGCACACGCGCTCAGGCACATGTGtccacacatgcacacacgtgTTCACACACATGTACACGTGTCAACACAACATACACTCCTGCACGtctgcacatgcacacacacacacatatgcgTACATGTTCATAAGCACatacacatgtgcacacacctgGTCACTCACACACATGTTCAGTCACATGTTCACACCCGGCACACACATGTTCACatacacacccacccacacatgTTCACATGCACCCTGCACACATTTGCATGTGTTCACACACACGTATTCACATACATGTTCACACACCCGTTCACATACACGTGTTTGAACACACGTTCACACATATTCACACGTGCTCACACATATGTACATACATGTTTGCACACACGCACATGTTCACCACAGATTCAAACGTGAGTTCACACACACATTAACACACGTGTTCTCACACACATGTTCACACACACATGTTCACATATTCACACACGTGTTCACACCACACACGTGttcacacatatatacatacatgtgtTCACACACGTGTTCACACATGTTCACACCACACACGTGCTCACACATGTACATACATGTGTTCACACATGTTCACACCTATATACATACATGTGTTCACACACGTGCTCACACATATGCACGTGTTCACACACGTTCACACACGTGTTCACACATGTACATACATGTGTTCACACACGTGTTCACGCATATGCACATGTTCTCACACCCATGTTCACATGCACCTGctcacacacgcacacacgTGCTCACAGACACGCCTGTTCACACACACGTTCACACACACATGTTCACACGCACACACGTGTTAACACACGTGTTCACACGCACACACGTGCTCGCAGACATGCCTGTTCACACACATGTTCACTCACACGTGTTCACACACGcctattcacacacacacacatgttcaCACACACACGCCTGTTCACACACgcctgttcacacacacacctgttCACACACgcctgttcacacacacacctgttcacacacacacacatgttcaCACACACgcctgttcacacacacacatgttcacacacatgtacacacgCCTGTTCACACACGCCTGTTCACACACGCTTGTTCACACACACGCCTGTTCACACACACGCCTGTTCACACACACGCCTGttcacacacatgtacacacgCCTGTTCACACACACGCCTGTTCACACACGCCTGTTCACACACATGTTCACACACACGCCTGTTCACACACACgcctgttcacacacacacatgttcaCTCACACGTGttcacacacatgtacacacgcctgttcacacacacacacatgttcacacacacacacatgttcaCACACACgcctgttcacacacacacatgttcacacacatgtacacacgcctgttcacacacacacacatgttcacacacacacacatgttcaCACACACGCCTGTTCACACACGCCTGTTCACACACACgcctgttcacacacacacGCCTGTTCACACACGCCTGTTCACACACgcctgttcacacacacacatgttcacacacatgtacacacacctGTTCACACACACGCCTGTTCACACACACGCCTGttcacacacatgtacacacatgttCACACACACGCCTGTTCACACACGCCTGTTCACACACgcctgttcacacacacacatgtacacacgCCTGTTCACACACACGCCTGTTCACACACACGCCTGTTCACACACACGCCTGttcacacacatgtacacacatgttCACACACACgcctgttcacacacacacatgttcacacacatgtacacacgCCTGTTCACACACGTGCTCTCTCGCACACCGGCCCCGGGCCGGCCATGCCGGACCCCTCGCTGTGCTCGCGCATCTCCGCCCGCCTTCGCCCCGCCCCTTC is a window from the Pithys albifrons albifrons isolate INPA30051 chromosome 29, PitAlb_v1, whole genome shotgun sequence genome containing:
- the FAM136A gene encoding protein FAM136A; the protein is MAEAEAAQGRVQAAVESAVQGLERERIRAMQGAMFRCSARCCEDSSASMQEVQRCIERCHAPLAQAQAIVTAELEHFQDRLSRCSLQCRDQAKDALDSGGSEPRVRGQLDACLASCGDQHLRLVPHMARKMRDGLAAIQQ